The Astyanax mexicanus isolate ESR-SI-001 chromosome 4, AstMex3_surface, whole genome shotgun sequence genome segment CGTggcatcagagaggcaaagcacacctacgcaaagaaaatccacgcccacttccaggacactactgacactcggcgcatgtggcagggcatccagaccattaccaactacaagtcaccttcacctgcttgtaacagtgatgcctcccttacAGATGCCCTGAACTcctgactaccgtcccattgcacttactcccatcatcatgaagtgctttgagaagctggtcatgaggcacatcaaaaaccagctcccctcttcactgcagtttgcgtatcgtccaaacagatcaacagacgatgccatctctactgcgctccacctggctcttaCCCACCTGGACAACTTCGAATGCAGTTCATCGACTTAAGTTCAGCATTccacaccatcatccctcagcatctgatcggaaaactgaacTTGCTGGGCCTaaactcctccctctgtaactgggttttgggcttcctgactgagagaccacaatcagtcaggattggaaaccagacaaaccaagtctccctgaagctgcaggagtctcccgcatttcggtagtggctccctgatgcccgcgagtcacatataatctcctggaattcagaaTGAGTGCCCCAagaggcgacagactttttttcacacaggcgacagactttttttctctaatagcGTGTCGGAAGGAGCGAGAGAAAACAGGGAGGGTTCTGAAttgcctgttctctgcaaagagtctctGAGACatccaatcagtttttagtgtgggcaggcagtgttttcACCCCCCTCCCGGACaggaattgttcagtgagtgagagaaagcagatcatgacggatgcagggaaagcagaggctgggccttccaaaaagaaaaaatataaaactcatttcacctctgaatactctaaataaataaataaaattaattaaaataagagtaaagtttcgttatcctttagtgtgtgtgcaagttttttttgttctgttttttttttggccggggggtaacctccctgaaatcaacttttgcaacttgagaTGTCtgggaaacaacacctccagtaccaccatactgagcacctgcACCCCACAgggtgtgctcagtccactgctgttcactctgctaactcatgactgtactgcgaAGTACAGCTCATACCACATcgtcaagttcgctgatgacacaactgtagttggcctcatcagcaagaacgacgagtccgcatacagagaggaggtgcagtggctgatggACTGGTGcggaaccaacaacctatctctagaGGACATAAACTCTAGTCTGTGCagtcgaagcagtcctgcagcacagcgtctccgtcactgggccacacagttatggtcttctgtgtgggtttggagcgtcgcagaGGGGgatggtatgcggggaccagcatgatagaGATGTGGTCagagagcgcggaggagctgtagtCTGCCCAGTGAAGCTCGtgtattattgtccatagttgctgttttactgaccaaactgtccttaaatCCTCAAAAGTTCAGTTCTGCtataactcacacgcgtgggTTCAAAACCGgcataaaaacagctcaaaatagggtgttcgctaggagcgtgagaggccgctgcactactgcgccgccatcttttcattcatctttttttcaccttttttaaagtgtagttggtgaatgactatgcttttcaaaaaaacaaaacaacacaacccacaagcactcccaattaaaaaactttataagcatatgaatacaagttaaacacatgctactgtacctttggaagtaattgtatatttacccttttaagcctgaaccattaaaaGAAAATTTCTTTCTGAATTTCAATCTGAAATTGACTATTATGTTTCACTTCAACACAAatacatttcacactggatttctgcattgggcgcctttgagtatttaacaaacaATAACAtaagacaatctcaggcctataggtttcatgtcaaacatatgttgagaaaaaacaatgagattgcagatctgcaatataaaatccatttattaaaacacagatgagtaaatatagaggtgaagcaataaaaagataatagtttgtagtggataaaaactattaagaaactacatgatttggatattcttagtaaatttggagattaaaaaaccttaagcaacatataatattcaataaggaaaagataagagagtataaaacttgagtaatacaacaaccaaatatccctctatggtaacagatttttaatcggactgaaccatagacaaacgagaacagcagcagagggagtgaatgagcctgctaccttactgcgctacacaagcttggagtgggttgatttcagtatgagagctacggctggagcgttttatttaactTCTGGAAAGGATTTCGTTGGCCTTTTgtgggtctggatgctcctccggtccacacggcagtacccaGCACAGTGTCGCCTCTCTCTGTTACTCTGGGTCTCTCTTTTGGAAGCACTCTCTCTgggagttcctcaggtggtgttttcacttctttcatacagatgggcctagcggttaatagcattaagctatgctatgctaagctaagcttgGGGAACTAAGGACGGCACAACTAAgtccacagagtgaaaacagagatgctagaaatgaatagaaataatctaatctgcatagaaataatctaatctgcatatactagaaaggagattaaaagcattaaaatcatAAGCTTTTAATGTTTAGTTGCAAACTACAAATCCTACTCTACCcctaacaactatgacatctacattttaaagactaagttatgctATGCTAATCTAATATCTGGTGCAAGCACTGGCAGTGCCGTCATTTGAACTTAAAcaaccttcccttcttcagaactaaactcctactgtaactaccctaaaaactgatcTCTGTcccacaaagaatgtcctggaatatcaaacatacgagaaaacataacatgaaattcaataaacatcatccctgaaTACGattaattttgctgaacctgtaaaatccattgttaaattcagttcatgtttgtttctggtggaacgtgtccaaagtgacaaagtgaaacattttttgtaggataaggtgttctgtctgaaagatttacgcaCTTTTAATTGCCTTGGGATTTAAATTTGGAATAGTTtactctcctgtgtgaatgcgctggtgatttttgagattacgctgtgtagtaaaactcctcttgcagtctgagcagtgatacggtttctctccagtgtgaatgcgctgatgcagtttgagagtattttgttgactaaaactctgcccacagtctgagcagtaataaggtttctctcctgtgtgaatgcgctggtgtattttgagagtactcggtgcagtaaaacttttcccacagtctgagcagtaatactgtttttctccggtgtgaatgcgctggtgcagtttgagattactctgtatagtaaaactcttcccacagtctgagcagtgatatggtttctctcctgtgtgaatgcgctggtgttttttgagactactctgttgattaaaactgttcccacagtctgagcagtgatacggtttctctcctgtgtgaatgcgctggtgtattttgagagtactcggtgcagtaaaactgttcccacagtctgagcagtaatacagtttctctcctgtgtgaatgcgctggtgtattttgagattactctgtatagtaaaactcttcccacagtctgagcagtgatacagtttctctcctgtgtgaatgcgctggtgtattttgagattactctgtatagtaaaactcttcccacagtctaaacattgatacggtttctgtcctgtgtgaatgcgctggtgttttttgagattactctgttgagtaaaactcttcccacagtctgagcagtgatatgggttctctcctgtgtgaatgcgttggtgttttttgagattactctgtttagtaaaactcttggcagagtgctgatgtttctccatgtcgggacttggcttcatttgccttttaaatgtagcaaacaatttctgtgtgttctggagattcttcaggacggcttgtgcttcacttccttcagcagtttaacattgctcttagttaaatatcctggttgttggtgatgaatttcaggagaatattttcatttctagaaaacacaaagaaaaatgcagttgtatattaaaataaaagcaagtcAATTTCGGTACTTTTTTCCACTTCTAAGTCCATAGTGTAGCCACTAGAGGTAGCCCACCTTTTATCACTTGCAATAATCAGGCTGATGCCTGTttactacctttataaaaactgcccactgttcagacagaCAGTCTTGATTCTGTTCTGGTCTCACTAGAACCTGAGAAcgtaaagaaagaagaaaaaaaaaatgtcaccctttaatctgaagcttcgAGGCTTgtgccgaaaaaaaaaaagaaacgacacacattggttcgaatcactcTTCCGATGATTGATTCattctacattgatcacgtgaccaatgatgtCCGAAGCTTTTTCCTTCACACCAATTTATAAAacattcctgattttttttacaactccTGATAACATTATTTTCCAACACATTAGCTTCAGACTGACAGTGATATGCACTCCTTAAGTCCTTTTTTTGTAGATCACAAGtgaaaatttggtgagaaatgtaaatgtaattgtgctttttacccagaaagactgcagctccacatcaatggcttaactgatttgtttactaacTCAATACAGCGTACACGGTGGTGAATCACAGCATCCTGTCGAAGCCCAAGTTCATCTGCAgaaccagagagcagcagaagctctacaccagcagattcagagcagcagctccaaattTAATCAACTCTAACTAAATGTAACTAAAGCAGTAAATTACTCTAGCACTTCCACCTTAATTATTATCAATTATTCTTAGTTGTCCTGGAAATGTAACAAAACgtttagtgaataaaataaaatgactatATTAACTCATACAGTGTATTTCAGCAGTTTGGAATGAATATgctcgagagagagagtgaactctTGTCCTGACTCTTTCctatttttatgttctagaaattagataatattacttttttccagatGAGGGACCGAATGACATAAATCCTTGGGTTTTACAGATTGAGTGGGTCGATGACGAGGCAGAGAGCACAGGATAAGATTGGCTAACATTCTCTCTCACAAGGAAACCCGggtgctttttaattattttattataataaatgttcttttattCAAAATACAGTATCAGTGGAGACTTATTTTATGCATCTACATaccatcacagctccagaaattacattttaattaggggtgtgacaagacactaatatcacaagaccAGACACGATAATGGGTTCACGAGaagagacgagatttaaaaattaaattttaaagaaaacttgaaaaatgaaaaatggcttaaactattttttgttttattttaaaaaatcatttaacgcaaacttaacagactggtttctctcacattgattctataagaaatagaaataagaataaaaattaaaataattttttttttaggtcttatatagtgcaaaccacaatcagtcatattaagactatggtttgtgtttttttctcctaaatctcttgtaatttaactatgcataaccataaccagtcatattatcatagtgcaaacagagacagaacatgtttttaaatacagtacagagctaagggattattAGTACAACTGCGTATGAAACAGTCACCtgtaggatttatttacagtatttacatatggtttgtgtcttgttggtcactctgttaccatttattgtttccactggagccaaaatgcagccagacatacaacttaaaagtagcagaagcatcttctatgcaactGCCtgtattttcctcttctgctgagagctgctctcactgctcagccaccacactcgctgctaccgctactgtgttgccagatccctcttaaaaagtccacactaaacagttttttttcccgcaaaacaggtttaagcttgacgagaaatatcgtcaggTTTTAATCTCACGAGATCTCGTGCCTCgggatctcgtcacacccctaattttaattataaaagatatgtttgtatctttaaaataaaatataaaaagaaacgcAAATGGATGGATGTCGGACAATGCAGTATCTATTTATATCTAAAATGCAAGAAATGCTAACCTGATGCCTTGGCTGGCCACATAATCTTACTTAGAAAGAAGTGCAGGAAAGTTTGTCtccgaattaaaaaaaattaaatatgtccTGACTTGGTGACAGGACAAAAACTTTGGTAACATTAGCCAGCTAGATAACATTatatacttggttaaaaaaagcactgggaacattgccAACTtgataacattagctacttggttaaaatAACACTGTGAACACTGgatagctagataacattaggtacttgggttaaaaatgcactgggaacattggctagctagataatgtTAGCTACTGGTTAAAAAAATTGCTGGTAACATTAGCTCGCTAGCTAACACCAGCTACTTTGGTCCCCTATTATGGGCCAGTTCTGCCTATTAaacaattctctttttctctctgccagtcGCACTAAGGAAACACATCAGCTCCCATCTTAGATGAACacttaaacaaaacacaaaaaaaatcacatcataaaacattttaccattgctaacacttttttaaaatctctGCATAAAATAACTGTGTGGTGCTTTTTATGGACCACGAACGACAGAGAAATATCGAataacaagtttaaaaaaaaaaatacagaaactggATAGAGCAGGTACATTAATTTTGAAGGTTCTAGCCACCTTAAGCAAACCTAACCAATGCTATCTAGATAACTAAGCTACGCTAGCAGGCaattccaaaaaataaaatactattagaagcctgaatgtcttaaacacattaaatgtgtgttaagttgttgttatatagcctaaatggtaggataatgtacaagctgtctgtaatggttaatcctttaatttataattaactttagctgttaggtgtggtattggtaacaaccattgacagtatatattaactggaccaagccgtcccgctgatttcaacggagccaggtgaggccaatcgtgtcacttcctgatcggcttctcgtggggcgttaaccgggaaagtgagagattacgcaggcgccagcatgacgcgaatctttcgcgtgccgtgcaaacaaccgtactgttaaTAGGAGCTGCACAGACCTATTCagtccacagtgagaaaagctccattccgtcccagaatggggcttttattaaatgaacagcagataaaaactagaattactgatatccaatattagtccacggatttactgaggaatattcatagtttgtctatataacaagcatttagaaacgctgtaataataataataataataataaatgtgtaatataaattatagttatatctatacattataattctcatagtctatcttacttctatttattactatcttactatctacaatgtattatcactgttagtagtagtattatatttgcataataaaacgttactttgaccctgttctaattcaatcagctctgtacttttaaatcaagaggagcaacttctccaaacattacagcacggtattttgggtcgctgtctttttacgtcatcgttagcatagttctataaaaatgttattttctaaagctatgaacagattattatcttatggatcaaatggcagaaaagccgttctttgtaaaaaagaacatggtccgtgtcataatcgaaaacggcttggaaatacatttattattagttcaaagacaccccgaaatgaatggaagtgaatggatagcttcgctcaaatggtcctctcatccctcagcagcacacttccggtggcacgttttggaagggaaaagctgggggcctggtaacaacactgggtcattttacaagctaatgttgctaatgctaaagctcctGCCTTAATGCtggaaaaatctgtaaatctgaatttactgtaaataaacagaagcgctttacacaccaaaataaacagttttcaggggagaaatctgtgtagagtaacatccagcgctcgcatacctttgaaagaaaaaaaagagagagagagggggaaaaagagGGGAAAcatctccataccttctgtagttcagctgatcctgctcttactccggcgctccagctacagacaacggaagctcagcctcatccgggttatgtagagccccgccccctcccgcgctatatcacattataccccatcaccgctagagggagcccgcgagggagtcctcaatgcatggagccgaatggagctaaacagctaaaactctcatttaaaacactgtataactacttctctggggttttcctttaattttacaaagtagaacaaagtatttcactgaaatagaaaagaaaacaaacccGTTTACTTCCATTTTccaaaactaatgtttttattcagtagatttactagcacacatagcttgtttaaaaggattaaaactgcagtttaaaagcagttttaaaaattatctctgcagtgatgaaacagttatagttgttctgttttgagggaattagtacaatttttattttttttgctaaaaataattgtttatacgtttttatacattccagactctgtcaagtggcttgagattcagagcagattctgaagtgagtttttttcctctatagagattctctgattgctcctgtacaactccaacaaatagcacttactaattactatggaaagatcagttGTTAGAGCACCAATTGTGACACTGATTCcagtaaaaactttttttaaatctaaatttcatttaaaatattattacattttctttacatttaccttcttgatgtcctgcagattcttgaaaaggagatcgtactgcagcagatcttgtttgttgctcaccttgtctaaagtctttctatttatgtattctgaaagcttttcataaatcgaggtcattcacagctcctccctgtaaaatctctctctgacatcacaatggaccatcctgatttctgtatagaagggtactttaCACTTGTAAAAGAATttaaaattcatatgcaaatatcagttttaaactacttatttgtaaaataaaatggatttgtttaagattttattttttattgaatgataAAAACACAGTTGCAGTTGAGAGTGGAGGTCGGGTCTAATTGAGTCTGGGAGTAAGGATGAAGAGGTAGGAGATAAGAGTGGAGTTAGCTCTTTTACATTAGCATAGCATTTTAGCTTCAGTTTAGCTATAGCTTAGCATTCTTAGAAGAACTCATTTACTCTTCTTTAGGCATAATAATACTAGCTTTCTTAGTTAAGACAACTAAAGCAATTTTACGATTGACAAAGCCACGCATTATGCATACAAAGTTCCAGCTGAATAGAGACCGTCAGACTCAACCCAGAGGCCACCAGTCTGGAAGCAAGCAAGCTAGCTGAGAGCAAAGGGGATTCTCCTTGGGTGCTGACCGAGGAGCTCGTCCTGAGCTGGGAGTATAAACACTGTGCAGGTAGATTCACGCATGATACTTTCTCGGGTGAAGAAACAGACAACCACGCTACGGACGGGAGACACCGAGGCAGACCCACTTTagcgtctcagagtaaggcagagctgggttttatTTTTTCAACAAATGTGCCGAAATGTTTTGTGCTGGTTATGGATTGGTTGAGTTCTTTATAAATCTCCCTGTAGTATAGAAAACTCCATTTCAGTTGCTTGGTTGTAAATAAGGACTggcttcgtagacttaaaatgacTTAGTTCATCCTTTAAAAATCcccacttattattttttttattaatttgacaaATTATTCCTTTCTAACccagtattataatgttttttctcttaatttttatttatctttatacactatgatttgatatctaatggctacatttgtGACATTTTAATGGATTATTTACTCATacctgtgtgatttaataaaatactttttatattacaaaacgTGTAATTTTAGTGTTTTCTGGCTAACTGGTTATGAATAGCTGTTACCTGTTGAAGCCACTTCCCTGAGATGTcttgtattattaattaatttattaattaatctgattcaattaatttaataactggcgcccaattaaaaatatttcaacatcttaattagcaccaggtattaaactgcCGAGCTTTCTACATAACGCAttttggaaaagtatgcagaccccaccttcTCTAGCGGACAATCTAATATTGTGTATATAATAGCCTGCAGGGACTAAATATTAATTTGGCCtgatccaggtttctgtcaggcaCAGAACATCAAATTTCTGATTAGTTAGGATTTCATTCACTATAACTGCtattgaatttagagatctaatgttaagtaaaccaatcagaaacagtgggtaaagaaaaaagagattagaaagaaaagaatcttaaaagaagccacaaaaaaggatctaaaaacaaacaaaggctcacaaaaaagagattttaaaagaagccacaaaaaagagaaaagatctcaaaacaaacaaaggctcacaaaaaagagGAAATGAGATCTTAAAATAAgtcacaaaaagaaagagaaaacatcTCAGTGTTTTTCTAAGTTCTGGGTTTCAAAAAGCCTTTCCtaagtttctttgtttacttgatttaatttcctttgtttgggtttcctttgtttgattttcccgccctttttctccACTGCCACATTTCAGGCCATCTtccaaagccactgcacacactctaagtagtgcagtggtagcacacccgtctgcagtctcaaaggttgggagttcaaatccCAGTTGAAACACTCCATTCCAGATACCATCTACACAGACATACATGTAATATACATACATGTAATATATTGACAAATAAtactaaaaacaaaataaaattgaataaataaaaataatatacacccaacacactcacacaaaactaaaaaactataaactctacctcagtaactgctgtgattatatatgttctatatgttacagtatgtcacacatctctgcaccttatccccacaatacacttattataccgtatcggtactgcactgtcctgtctttaaattgtctcgtcctttgtatttattgtatttattgttatttagtgttataattttataattttatgttgcactgtcgtcactcctgcactttatgttgtctattgcttgttgttctatgtggCACCATGGTTCCgaaggaacgtaatttcatcacactgtgtacctgtactcagatgaaatgacaataaaagcctcttgactctcttgatatatatatatatatatatatatatatatatatatatatatatatatatatatatatatatatataacaactctgcatttgagtcaacctcccccactaaaccgtaacacTCTTAAGCTCCAAGACTAATTTTATCAATTTCCGCCTGAAAATACATACCCACATTTTAAAGCTTTCTACACTAATTTTAAACCATTCAGAGAATTTAAATTTTACCagttaatattacaaaattaacaGAAAACACTTCAATATACAATTGAACATGCAATGTTCAAAATATggtgaaaacaagaaaaaaatacaggtccttttcagattttctaattTTTCTGCCAGAAATGAGGGAAGGGATAACTGCTGATGAGGCAAGGTATATCTGTGGATGAGGGagatataactgtggatgagggaaggtatatctgtggatgagggaaggtatatcTGTGGATGAGGGagataactgtggatgagggaaggtatatctgtggatgagggaaggtatatcTGTGggtgagggaaggtataactgtggatgagagAAGGTACAACTGTGGACTGAAAAATGTGCcttttactgtatgtgtatgtgtacataCCCACCATGTCTACTGTTCAAACCTTTTTAAAGGAATATACTACAGGAAACTGAAAAGAAACATGAAATAAGAATCATCACAGTTGTTGGAGTGGCAGAGTCTGATGATGGCAATGTTCTCCTTCTAACAAAAGATCTGGAGGAGCTGAGTGTACCCCCAGGGCTCTTACCTGAAGAGGCTGATGAGCTAATTAAAAGGCTGCCAGTGGAGCTGTCAGTAACAGCTAAGGGACAACAGGTTACAGAAGTGAAAACACTAGATCCTGAAATGTAACAAACAAAGTTCAAATGTGATTGCTCTGTTCTGTCAGAATTAAAGTGTTAAATCGACAATATAaaaatttataaatttaaatgatCATATCCTAGATGTTTCTAGGTGTTGCAAGGCAATTGGTATGGTATTCCaggcatgtgtgtgtggtgtgttcagtgtgtggagtgtgcagtgtgtggccCCATGTAAGATTATTGGCTGAGCTGTGTATGCTGTGgttgtgttttaaattaaatataaagttaTGTTTTGTTGATGTTAATTTTGTGTGTAAATCACATGCAGAGAATGCtctactgtttattcatttttattgtaaaatattgtagtaaaacaataaaatagttataatagtaaattaaatacactgttttttttaaagtctgCTTAATTCAATTAATATAATGTGTAATTTGATAATAAACTGCATAGTATTGTAGGCAATACTTAACATTTTAGTGTCTGCGGTAGCATCTACCAAAAATAATTCTGTAAGTGCTATAAACTCAGTATCTATTATTAGTGGTTCCGATTTGGAACTAACTTCACAAACAGAACAGCTAAACAGTTTGAATCTGTTTATGTCTGTGAATCGGTTGTTTTAGACAATTGGTGACAAATCACTATAATGAATGTAGATTATAAGATCCTTGCAAAAATTTTAATGAACAGATTGGaagaaaatttagaaaaaattattGAAAAAGAACAAACCTGTGCCATTAAGGGCAGGTATATGTGGGACAATTTATGTATTATTAGAGAATTAATTTTAGATAGCATACTAAAAATTTCTCTCATTAGCTTAAAAGGTTTTTGATTTTCTTTCTCAGGACTATTTGTGGAGTGTGATGGAATTTTATGATTTctc includes the following:
- the LOC125780501 gene encoding zinc finger protein 239-like — translated: MKPSPDMEKHQHSAKSFTKQSNLKKHQRIHTGENPYHCSDCGKSFTQQSNLKKHQRIHTGQKPYQCLDCGKSFTIQSNLKIHQRIHTGEKLYHCSDCGKSFTIQSNLKIHQRIHTGEKLYYCSDCGNSFTAPSTLKIHQRIHTGEKPYHCSDCGNSFNQQSSLKKHQRIHTGEKPYHCSDCGKSFTIQSNLKLHQRIHTGEKQYYCSDCGKSFTAPSTLKIHQRIHTGEKPYYCSDCGQSFSQQNTLKLHQRIHTGEKPYHCSDCKRSFTTQRNLKNHQRIHTGE